In one Magallana gigas chromosome 7, xbMagGiga1.1, whole genome shotgun sequence genomic region, the following are encoded:
- the LOC105331557 gene encoding histone H1.2, with the protein MADTAPAAAPKSPKKKAAAKPKKPAEHPKYIDMVLDAIKNLKERKGSSRQAILKYVMSKFKVGNDATKVNSRIKVALKNGVKSKALKQSKGVGAQGRFSVGEKKAAVKKPKAVKPKAAAKKPKAKKPKAAKKPAGEKAKKVKKSPAKAKSPKKAAKPKAAKKSPKKPKAAKPKKAKSPKKAAKPKKAKTPKKGASKK; encoded by the coding sequence ATGGCAGATACCGCACCAGCCGCCGCTCCCAAGAGCCCCAAGAAGAAGGCAGCAGCGAAGCCCAAGAAGCCAGCAGAGCATCCTAAATACATCGACATGGTTCTGGACGCCATCAAGAACCTGAAAGAGAGGAAAGGTTCCTCCCGCCAGGCCATCCTGAAGTACGTCATGAGCAAGTTCAAGGTCGGAAACGACGCCACTAAAGTCAACTCCAGGATCAAGGTGGCACTGAAAAATGGCGTCAAGAGCAAAGCATTGAAGCAGAGCAAAGGTGTCGGCGCTCAGGGAAGATTCAGCGTTGGAGAGAAGAAAGCCGCTGTGAAGAAACCCAAGGCTGTCAAACCAAAGGCAGCAGCAAAGAAACCCAAGGCGAAAAAACCCAAGGCAGCCAAAAAGCCAGCAGGCGAGAAGGCTAAGAAGGTGAAGAAATCTCCAGCAAAGGCCAAGTCACCAAAGAAGGCCGCCAAACCCAAAGCTGCAAAGAAATCTCCCAAGAAACCTAAGGCAGCCAAGCCCAAGAAGGCAAAGTCACCTAAGAAGGCAGCCAAGCCCAAGAAGGCCAAGACCCCCAAGAAGGGAGCATCAAAGAAGTAA
- the LOC105331556 gene encoding leucine-rich repeat-containing protein 40: MATRGRKPFANRKAAFQNPTEEKGVHPTILKQARKTGQLNLSGRNLSTVPDTVWRLNLDVPEEARDVSLDNTDERWWEQTELTKLILASNLLTEISQEISNFQALSVLDIHDNRLESLPQSIRELENLVKLDVSRNKLKELPESVTYLRNLRSLHVEYNELVRVSEGIGHLDKLEDLDLSNNQLSELPPQVGHLYHVLKFNVSNNRLSSLPPEIGSMNALKCLDVTHNQLTHLPEDLGNLPNLEQLYLRHNQLSGIPLLKNCKNIKEIHLGNNQIRRITAEHLQHLESVSVLDIRDNKISELPEEITCLSGLQRLDLTNNDLTGLPFVLGTITSLKSIVLDGNPMKSIRRDIIMRGTVELKKYLCSRIEDPQPVEPTNKGIQNGGDTGIVGGSGEGLKAHDIQQSKSLDYSNKKATSVPDDIWEVAMKAGVTSVNLSKNQFTDLPSNLILLESTLKEFNFGFNKLTKLNPDISLFLRLTTLDLRNNGLSDLPRDMESLQDMREIVLSCNRFTTLPSSLYEMKKLEIIFADNNKITTIDAAGFKNLPMLATLDLQNNNIEQVPPELGNCTQIKSLLLNGNAFRNPRPAILTKGTLALLEYLRSRIVS; the protein is encoded by the exons ATGGCAACGAGGGGCAGAAAACCTTTCGCAAATAGAAAAGCGGCTTTCCAAAACCCCACTGAAGAAAAGGGTGTCCACCCAACTATTCTAAAACAAGCCCGAAAGACAGGTCAACTGAATTTGTCAGGGCGAAATCTCTCTACAG TTCCGGATACAGTATGGAGACTGAACCTTGATGTACCAGAAGAGGCGCGGGATGTTAGCCTAGACAACACAGATGAAAGATGGTGGGAACAGACAGAACTCACTAAGCTGATTCTGGCCTCAAACCTCCTGACAGAAATCTCCCAAGAGATCAGCAACTTCCAAGCTCTATCTGTGTTAGAT ATCCATGATAACAGGCTAGAGTCTTTACCACAAAGCATTAGAGAATTGGAAAACTTAGTCAAGCTTGATGTTAG TCGAAACAAACTAAAAGAGCTGCCCGAGAGTGTGACATACTTGAGGAACCTGAGGAGTCTTCATGTGGAGTACAACGAGTTGGTCCGTGTCAGCGAGGGGATAGGTCACCTTGACAAGTTAGAGGATCTG GATCTTTCAAACAACCAGTTGTCAGAATTACCCCCACAAGTTGGACACCTATATCATGTGCTCAAATTCAATGTGTCCAATAATAGATTGAGCAGTCTGCCCCCAGAAATCGGCAGTATGAATG CTCTGAAGTGTCTGGATGTGACCCACAATCAGCTGACACATCTCCCGGAGGACCTCGGGAACCTCCCAAACCTAGAGCAACTGTACCTCCGACATAACCAGCTCTCCGGAATACCTCTCCTGAAAAACTGCAAAAATATCAAG GAAATTCACCTTGGAAACAACCAAATAAGAAGAATAACAGCAGAGCACCTGCAACACTTGGAGTCAGTGTCTGTGTTAGACATCAGGGACAACAAAATATCGGAGCTTCCGGAAGAAATAACGTGCCTCAGTGGTTTACAACGACTGGATCTCACAAACAACGATCTTACAGG gCTACCATTTGTACTTGGAACAATCACATCTCTTAAATCCATCGTTCTAGATGGAAATCCCATGAAATCAATCAGAAGAGATATTATCATG AGAGGTACCGTGGagctaaagaaatatttatgcaGTCGAATTGAAGATCCTCAGCCTGTTGAGCCAACCAACAAAGGGATTCAGAATGGAGGGGACACAGGCATTGTGGGGGGTTCAGGGGAGGGGCTGAAGGCCCATGATATCCAACAGTCCAAAAGCCTAGATTATAG TAACAAGAAGGCTACTTCAGTACCTGATGATATTTGGGAAGTTGCTATGAAGGCAGGGGTAACCAGTGTAAATCTCAGCAAAAACCAGTTTACTGACCTTCCATCAAA tctTATTCTCTTAGAGTCAACTCTAAAGGAGTTCAACTTTGGATTTAACAAACTAACAAAACTGAACCCAGACATCAGCCTGTTTCTCCGATTAACCACACTGGATCTCAG GAACAATGGACTATCAGATTTACCCAGAGACATGGAATCTCTTCAAGATATGCGAGAAATAGTGCTCTCCTGTAATCG GTTCACCACTTTGCCTTCCTCATTGTACGAGATGAAGAAATTGGAGATAATATTTGCTGATAACAACAAAATAACAACGATAGATGCTGCTGGGTTTAAAAATTTACCCATGTTGGCCACATTAGATTTACAGAATAATAACATAGAACAGGTGCCCCCTGAGCTTGGAAACTGCACACAGATCAA